One window of the Trachemys scripta elegans isolate TJP31775 chromosome 13, CAS_Tse_1.0, whole genome shotgun sequence genome contains the following:
- the TRAPPC2L gene encoding trafficking protein particle complex subunit 2-like protein (The sequence of the model RefSeq protein was modified relative to this genomic sequence to represent the inferred CDS: added 33 bases not found in genome assembly) has translation MAVCIAVIAKENYPLYIRSIPTENELKFHYTVHTSLDVVDEKISAMGKALVDQRELYLGLLYPTEDYKVYGYVTNSKVKFVMVVDSSNTALRDNEIRSMFRKLHNSYTDVMCNPFYNPGDCIHSRAFDNMVTSMMMQVC, from the exons AACTATCCCCTGTACATCCGAAGCATCCCAACagaaaatgaactgaagttccATTATACAGTGCACACTTCCCTGGATGTTGTGGATGAAAAGATCTCTGCCATGGGGAAGGCCCTTGTGGATCAGAGAGAGCTCTATCTGGGACTTCTGTACCCAACCGAAGACTACAAAGT ATATGGCTACGTGACAAATTCCAAGGTGAAGTTTGTTATGGTGGTAGATTCTTCAAACACAGCACTTCGAGACAATGAGATCCGCAGC ATGTTCCGAAAGCTGCATAATTCATACACAGATGTAATGTGCAACCCCTTTTATAACCCTGGGGACTGCATTCATTCCAG GGCCTTTGATAATATGGTGACCTCCATGATGATGCAGGTGTGCTGA